The following are encoded in a window of Brevibacillus ruminantium genomic DNA:
- a CDS encoding alpha/beta fold hydrolase, with protein MSETSIVSSAKGSKLAVQLYGNGQPLVCIHAPGIGMINFSRLHELAEHFQLILPDLPGHGASDPLPIPFTMADLSETLEETIHALGHERVVVMGYSQGASLALKWCLRHPHSIAGLVLVSGFSEVNEWYLHSRFYLAEAIARMGGVGVLARSTASSHLDKESDKERWITHGSRTDAKTLHHLYTIGHRYRCTERLHEIKQPVLLLYGQQDTHMHPYGKLMGKHLPQARMVSVPGVKHQIVTRAAEPLSRLCIEFIGSIPVSSV; from the coding sequence ATGAGCGAAACATCAATCGTTTCATCTGCTAAAGGCTCCAAGCTAGCGGTGCAGCTGTACGGCAACGGCCAGCCGCTTGTATGCATCCATGCGCCTGGCATCGGGATGATCAATTTCTCCCGTTTACACGAATTAGCCGAGCACTTTCAACTTATCCTCCCTGATCTTCCCGGCCACGGAGCGAGCGATCCGCTGCCCATCCCTTTTACGATGGCCGATCTTAGCGAGACGTTGGAGGAAACGATTCACGCTCTCGGACATGAGCGAGTGGTCGTGATGGGCTATTCCCAAGGGGCTTCTCTCGCCCTGAAATGGTGCCTGCGCCATCCGCATTCAATCGCGGGTCTTGTGCTGGTCAGCGGTTTTTCCGAGGTGAATGAGTGGTACCTGCACTCGCGCTTTTATTTGGCCGAGGCAATTGCCAGGATGGGTGGTGTGGGAGTATTGGCCCGCTCGACTGCCTCCTCACACCTGGACAAAGAGTCAGACAAAGAACGATGGATCACGCATGGCAGCCGGACGGACGCCAAGACCCTTCATCACCTGTATACGATCGGCCATCGCTACCGCTGCACAGAGCGCTTGCATGAGATCAAGCAGCCCGTGCTGCTCTTGTATGGCCAGCAGGACACGCACATGCATCCGTACGGCAAGCTTATGGGAAAACACTTACCGCAAGCCCGAATGGTTTCCGTTCCTGGAGTAAAGCACCAGATCGTGACTCGCGCTGCAGAGCCTTTGAGTCGACTTTGCATAGAATTTATCGGTTCTATCCCTGTCTCTTCGGTCTGA
- a CDS encoding lanthionine synthetase C family protein, with amino-acid sequence MQVKQTKSQWKPVSSPQMREMIEKQVFEIAARLQDAAYTAKIAENAENRFESMGAQHALFHPASLASGYTGISLLYAELDKNDPNYGWDVKGHTLLTAVQQEVQRTGIHGLGLWTGLSGICFAVHLLSRQGTRYQVFLQKLEEQLGKRLPEYLAGAKARLQDRPAMSDYDVINGVAGIGRYLLLRQDQPELVKLLYDVIAYLVALAGERKVAGKSVPAWHISKEKQATIADAERFPQGNFNCGVSHGIPGVLSLLSLALQHGVEIEGQREAIQRIAEWLLAWKQTDAYGDLWAPQLSLENWEMGKVDPFVHREAWCYGTPGVARALWLAGESLGQADWKQAALKAYRGTFRRPQELWNLYAPTICHGYAGLLLMTQRMYAESGELRAERDRLAEQVITMFSSEAPFGYYEVQRLASGDRRLHYPGLLDGAAGTALVLLSLLRAEPPEWEAALLLS; translated from the coding sequence ATGCAGGTGAAACAAACAAAGTCCCAATGGAAGCCGGTCTCGTCTCCGCAGATGCGGGAGATGATCGAAAAGCAAGTATTTGAGATAGCTGCTCGGCTGCAGGATGCTGCGTACACGGCCAAGATCGCCGAAAACGCAGAAAACCGGTTTGAAAGCATGGGTGCACAGCATGCCTTGTTTCATCCTGCGTCGCTGGCAAGCGGTTATACGGGGATCAGTCTGCTGTATGCCGAGTTGGACAAAAACGATCCGAACTACGGCTGGGATGTAAAAGGACACACACTGTTGACAGCAGTCCAACAGGAAGTGCAGCGTACAGGCATCCACGGACTTGGTCTGTGGACAGGTCTTTCAGGCATCTGCTTTGCTGTTCATCTGCTGTCGCGTCAAGGCACCCGTTACCAGGTTTTTCTGCAAAAATTGGAGGAGCAGCTGGGAAAACGACTCCCCGAGTACCTCGCAGGGGCGAAAGCGCGGCTCCAGGATCGTCCGGCGATGAGCGACTATGACGTGATCAACGGCGTAGCGGGGATTGGGCGTTACTTGCTGCTTCGGCAGGACCAGCCCGAGCTGGTGAAGCTCCTGTATGATGTGATCGCTTATCTGGTGGCTCTCGCTGGCGAAAGAAAAGTGGCAGGGAAGAGCGTTCCGGCATGGCACATCTCAAAAGAGAAGCAGGCGACGATCGCAGATGCGGAGAGATTCCCCCAAGGAAATTTCAACTGTGGTGTCTCCCACGGAATACCAGGGGTGCTCTCTTTGCTGTCACTCGCTTTGCAGCATGGTGTGGAGATAGAAGGTCAGCGGGAGGCGATACAGCGCATCGCAGAATGGCTGCTGGCATGGAAGCAGACGGATGCGTACGGGGATCTCTGGGCTCCACAGCTTAGCCTGGAGAATTGGGAAATGGGAAAAGTAGACCCCTTCGTGCATCGGGAGGCGTGGTGCTACGGAACGCCGGGAGTCGCCCGTGCGCTCTGGTTGGCGGGAGAATCGCTCGGGCAAGCAGACTGGAAGCAGGCAGCACTAAAGGCATACCGGGGAACGTTTCGGCGTCCGCAGGAATTGTGGAATCTTTACGCTCCGACGATCTGTCACGGGTATGCCGGTTTGCTGCTGATGACCCAGCGCATGTACGCCGAAAGCGGGGAGCTGAGAGCGGAACGGGACAGGCTCGCGGAACAGGTCATCACCATGTTTTCGTCAGAAGCGCCTTTCGGTTACTACGAGGTACAGCGGCTTGCATCCGGTGACAGACGGCTTCATTACCCTGGACTTCTCGATGGCGCGGCCGGTACCGCTCTTGTGCTTCTCAGCCTGTTGCGTGCTGAGCCGCCGGAATGGGAAGCGGCTCTTTTGCTTTCGTAA
- a CDS encoding lantibiotic dehydratase, whose protein sequence is MSRFLQHPAVMEDVTKNHESLSVYRPLPFFMLRTPLLPAEWYGHLFSASDDASEAQYAAAIAKLETLSRHPVVREAIAVASPTLFEALHSLAHTGESRKRDQTVRSFMRYVIRMITRPTPFGLCSGVACGKWGEESRGRIALHSFTDHKKRTRPDMEWLMELIRTLESMPDVVEQLQVRTNSIVYLTGSRAKLSYLINTGPQEGGGRKKSLSSSIQASPVVQMVLHEAKEMIPYLDLRKKVEADHPETPPEKIRHFLWQLFRQEYLISELRPPLSHPSPFAYVLERLQPVQGIDELKKELKDIATLIADYDQLRLGEGTERYRGLSSKMRSIIQTDHPLQVDLQLSAEQVELPAEVAQEAARAAQALCRLSANADRSSFLQELHTDFIERYGIHGEVPLLLLLDEDLGLGSLEEYELRAENKSARGKTTKRSSLLLELLLSAQMEGKQEVELTDEHLEAMAPGGWDEGKAPKSLELYATLSAKNRDELGRGDFRLIVGANPGSNGAGKTFGRFADLFGESFLEQLREVHAAEQALDPDAVHAEISYLPAHDRLSNVTLSPNIRPYEIVLGTNPGEQAEEKALPLSDLFVGATLDSLYIRSASLGKEIIPTTGHMLTLRNTPPVYRFLREIAQERQGNWGSFSWGGLEQSPHVPRIRYGKSILSLARWRIYKHTAPFSERMSKEAWMDAVKEWREKWKLPQQVFLTEGDNRILLDLMHPLHVEMLHREFEQMKPSESLVLTETPILDGEHLAQTPDGPVWLEVAIPLVKRGQRQPVTEKLPSTVASRILEGPARYHLPGGQWLYAKLYGCKSREEECIGFPMRQFCAEMERKGLADACFFMRYKDPETHVRLRFRGEPSRLTSELLPELHAWARGLQQAGMLTRLVIDTYEPEIERYGGPALIALAEDVFAADSRAVSGMLALKRGGNLGIAFSLLGVISVLDIAEQFGMSFEQQLDWFERRYEKKAYQQEFREARRLYLTLGNADGEWAGLASHPDGRQLLPLLQQRKPALSRFAAKIREAYKNDELHNTPDNILASVIHMNVNRLFGTDRESERKVMALARHTLYGLRHARANRV, encoded by the coding sequence ATGAGTAGATTTCTCCAACATCCAGCTGTAATGGAAGACGTGACGAAGAACCACGAATCCTTATCCGTTTACAGGCCGCTCCCGTTCTTCATGCTGCGGACGCCGTTGTTGCCCGCCGAATGGTATGGACATCTTTTTTCTGCAAGCGATGACGCTTCTGAAGCTCAGTACGCGGCGGCCATCGCCAAGCTTGAGACACTATCTCGCCATCCGGTGGTACGAGAAGCGATTGCAGTTGCCTCGCCAACCTTATTTGAAGCCTTACACAGCCTTGCGCATACGGGAGAGTCTCGGAAGCGGGACCAGACTGTCCGCAGCTTTATGCGTTACGTGATCCGCATGATCACCCGTCCGACCCCATTTGGGCTGTGCTCCGGCGTAGCTTGCGGAAAGTGGGGAGAAGAAAGTCGAGGCCGGATCGCGCTTCACTCTTTTACCGATCACAAGAAGCGCACGCGGCCTGACATGGAATGGCTGATGGAACTCATCCGCACACTGGAGAGTATGCCTGATGTGGTTGAGCAGCTACAGGTGCGTACGAATTCGATTGTGTACCTGACAGGTTCACGAGCCAAGCTGTCGTATCTGATCAATACTGGACCACAGGAGGGAGGGGGACGGAAGAAAAGCTTGAGCTCGTCCATTCAAGCTTCTCCGGTCGTTCAGATGGTGCTGCATGAAGCAAAAGAGATGATTCCCTATCTCGATTTGCGAAAAAAAGTAGAGGCCGATCATCCTGAAACACCTCCCGAGAAAATTCGCCATTTTTTGTGGCAGCTCTTTCGGCAAGAATACCTGATCAGCGAGCTGAGACCGCCTTTGTCCCATCCCAGTCCATTTGCGTACGTGCTGGAGCGTCTGCAGCCTGTCCAGGGAATAGACGAGTTGAAAAAGGAACTGAAGGATATCGCGACTCTGATCGCTGACTATGATCAGCTTCGGCTGGGGGAAGGGACCGAGAGATATCGGGGACTGTCCAGCAAGATGAGGTCAATCATCCAAACAGATCATCCTTTGCAGGTTGACTTGCAGCTGTCAGCAGAGCAGGTAGAGCTGCCGGCAGAAGTGGCGCAGGAGGCTGCCCGTGCTGCTCAGGCCCTTTGCCGCCTGTCGGCAAATGCAGACCGCTCGTCGTTTCTTCAGGAGCTGCATACTGATTTTATCGAGAGGTACGGAATCCACGGGGAAGTCCCCTTGCTGCTGCTATTGGACGAGGACCTTGGATTAGGCAGTTTGGAAGAGTATGAGCTCAGGGCAGAAAACAAATCGGCAAGGGGAAAAACCACCAAACGGAGCTCCCTTTTGCTGGAACTGCTTCTGTCCGCACAAATGGAAGGAAAACAGGAAGTCGAATTGACGGATGAGCACTTGGAAGCAATGGCTCCAGGTGGTTGGGATGAAGGGAAGGCTCCAAAATCTCTCGAGCTGTACGCGACTCTTTCAGCGAAGAACAGAGATGAGCTTGGCCGAGGAGACTTTCGCCTGATTGTCGGAGCAAATCCGGGTTCCAATGGAGCTGGAAAGACGTTTGGCCGTTTCGCCGATCTGTTCGGAGAGTCGTTTTTGGAGCAATTACGTGAAGTCCATGCCGCTGAACAGGCTCTCGACCCGGATGCGGTCCATGCGGAAATCTCGTATCTGCCTGCGCATGATCGATTATCGAATGTTACGCTGTCTCCAAACATTCGCCCATATGAGATCGTTCTCGGGACCAATCCGGGAGAGCAAGCGGAAGAAAAAGCGTTGCCGTTATCCGATCTGTTCGTCGGCGCCACCTTGGACTCCCTGTACATAAGGTCAGCGTCGCTGGGAAAAGAGATTATCCCGACGACAGGACATATGCTCACCCTCAGGAACACTCCGCCCGTCTATCGCTTTTTACGGGAAATCGCTCAGGAACGGCAGGGCAATTGGGGGAGCTTTTCATGGGGAGGCTTGGAACAGTCCCCGCATGTACCGCGAATACGCTATGGGAAGTCGATCCTGTCGTTGGCGAGATGGCGAATTTACAAGCATACGGCTCCTTTTTCCGAGCGGATGTCAAAGGAAGCCTGGATGGATGCTGTAAAAGAATGGCGGGAGAAGTGGAAGCTTCCTCAGCAGGTGTTTCTCACCGAAGGGGACAACCGGATTTTACTTGATCTCATGCATCCGCTGCATGTAGAGATGCTGCACCGCGAGTTTGAACAAATGAAACCAAGCGAATCGCTCGTATTGACTGAGACCCCGATCCTGGATGGAGAGCATCTGGCGCAAACCCCGGACGGGCCGGTCTGGCTGGAGGTAGCCATCCCACTGGTGAAAAGAGGGCAGCGGCAGCCGGTGACGGAGAAACTGCCAAGCACTGTGGCAAGCCGGATACTTGAGGGCCCCGCCCGTTACCATTTGCCGGGAGGACAGTGGCTCTATGCCAAGCTGTATGGCTGTAAAAGCCGGGAAGAGGAGTGTATCGGTTTTCCGATGCGGCAGTTTTGCGCGGAGATGGAGAGAAAAGGACTGGCAGACGCTTGCTTTTTTATGCGGTATAAGGACCCGGAGACACATGTTCGATTGCGATTTCGCGGGGAGCCTTCGCGGCTGACGAGCGAACTGTTGCCAGAGCTTCATGCTTGGGCACGAGGCTTGCAGCAGGCGGGAATGCTGACCAGACTGGTCATCGACACGTATGAGCCGGAAATTGAGCGATATGGCGGACCTGCTCTGATCGCGCTGGCGGAAGACGTCTTCGCAGCGGACAGCCGTGCAGTCAGCGGAATGCTGGCCTTGAAACGCGGCGGAAATCTCGGGATTGCTTTTAGCTTGCTCGGAGTCATAAGCGTACTGGATATCGCGGAGCAATTTGGCATGTCATTTGAGCAGCAATTGGACTGGTTTGAGCGGCGTTATGAAAAGAAAGCGTACCAACAGGAATTTCGGGAAGCCAGGCGACTGTATTTGACGCTTGGAAATGCAGATGGTGAGTGGGCCGGACTCGCTTCGCATCCCGACGGTCGACAGCTCCTCCCGCTGCTTCAGCAAAGGAAGCCGGCTCTCTCCCGTTTTGCGGCAAAAATTCGCGAGGCTTACAAAAACGACGAACTGCACAACACGCCGGACAACATTTTGGCCAGTGTGATCCATATGAACGTAAACCGCCTGTTTGGCACCGACCGGGAGAGTGAACGAAAAGTCATGGCCCTGGCCAGACACACCCTGTACGGACTCAGACATGCGCGCGCAAACCGGGTTTGA
- a CDS encoding FDLD family class I lanthipeptide — translation MSKDMFDLDLQVAEVNCSSSSEEAATFTCHTYNCNSYTDCILCS, via the coding sequence ATGAGCAAAGACATGTTTGACCTGGATCTGCAAGTAGCAGAAGTAAACTGTTCTTCTTCCAGCGAGGAGGCAGCGACGTTTACCTGCCATACCTACAACTGCAATTCCTACACCGATTGCATCCTCTGCAGCTGA
- the nikC gene encoding nickel transporter permease, giving the protein MAETHVQPVLVKQINEPLSSPWRDAWRILLKNKMAILGFCIILFFVLLAILAPFITPYDYDKGELVDKNLPPSAEHWFGTDYNGRDVFTRVIYGAQISLRVGLLAVIGSVVAGTFLGLLAGYFGRWVDTLISRLFDIMLAFPSILLAIAIVAILGPSLENALLAIAIVNVPTYGRLVRSRVLSLKEEEYVMAARAIGSKHSHIIMQHILPNSLAPIIVTGTLGIATAIIEAAALGFLGLGAQPPQPEWGLMLSDSRQYIQKAPWTVFFPGLSIMLTVLGFNLIGDGLRDALDPRMKN; this is encoded by the coding sequence ATGGCAGAAACCCATGTGCAACCGGTACTAGTCAAGCAGATAAATGAGCCGCTCTCCTCTCCGTGGCGCGATGCTTGGAGGATCCTGCTCAAAAACAAGATGGCAATTCTCGGATTCTGCATCATTCTCTTCTTCGTCTTGCTCGCGATCCTGGCTCCGTTTATCACCCCGTACGATTACGACAAAGGAGAACTGGTCGATAAAAATTTGCCTCCCTCTGCTGAGCACTGGTTTGGCACGGACTACAACGGTCGAGACGTCTTTACCCGCGTGATTTACGGCGCACAGATTTCTCTTAGGGTAGGGCTGCTTGCCGTGATCGGTTCCGTGGTGGCAGGGACCTTCCTTGGACTGTTGGCAGGCTATTTCGGCCGATGGGTCGACACGCTCATCTCCCGGCTGTTTGACATTATGCTGGCGTTTCCCAGCATCCTGCTGGCCATCGCAATTGTAGCAATCCTCGGACCTTCACTTGAAAATGCTTTGCTTGCGATTGCCATCGTGAATGTGCCCACTTACGGCCGACTTGTTCGATCACGAGTGCTGAGTCTGAAGGAAGAAGAATACGTAATGGCTGCCAGGGCGATCGGGTCAAAGCATTCGCATATCATCATGCAGCATATTCTTCCTAACAGTCTGGCTCCGATCATCGTGACGGGGACGCTTGGGATAGCGACAGCCATCATTGAAGCGGCAGCCCTGGGCTTTCTCGGTTTGGGGGCTCAGCCGCCACAGCCGGAGTGGGGGTTGATGCTCTCCGACTCTCGCCAGTATATTCAAAAAGCGCCGTGGACAGTCTTTTTCCCAGGCTTGTCCATCATGCTGACTGTTCTTGGCTTTAACTTGATCGGTGACGGACTCCGCGATGCACTCGATCCACGGATGAAAAATTGA
- a CDS encoding ABC transporter permease produces the protein MALLAYTARRLFMLIPVLLGMSLIVFAIIHAIPGDPALTILGEKASPQALAELREQLGLNNPWYTQYFHYLGNLLKGDLGVSLHSKAPITVEMGPYLAATIELTLVSMLFAVFIGVNAGIISAWKQNSWFDYICMLIALIGVSMPVFWLGLMEQWVFAQELKWLPSIGRDNPRDPVVEITHFYIIDTILAGRWDHFRDVVEHLILPGVALGTIPMAIIARITRSSMLEVMRSDYIRTARAKGLGQFFVVYKHALKNALIPVLTIVGVQVGLLIGGAVLTETIFGWPGVGRYIYTAIGNRDYPVIQSGILVIATIFVLINLVVDLLYAYVDPRIKYR, from the coding sequence ATGGCATTGCTGGCCTACACCGCTAGAAGATTGTTCATGCTGATTCCAGTGTTACTAGGAATGTCGCTAATTGTATTTGCTATTATTCACGCCATCCCGGGGGATCCGGCACTGACGATTTTGGGAGAAAAGGCAAGCCCGCAGGCACTTGCAGAATTGCGGGAACAGCTTGGGCTGAACAACCCTTGGTATACGCAATACTTTCATTACTTGGGAAATCTTCTAAAAGGGGATTTGGGAGTCTCCTTGCACTCCAAAGCACCGATTACAGTTGAGATGGGACCATATTTGGCGGCGACGATTGAGCTGACTTTGGTAAGCATGCTGTTCGCAGTCTTTATCGGAGTGAATGCAGGAATCATTTCTGCCTGGAAGCAAAACTCGTGGTTTGACTATATCTGTATGTTGATCGCTTTGATTGGGGTCTCTATGCCGGTATTTTGGCTAGGCTTGATGGAACAATGGGTATTCGCTCAGGAATTAAAGTGGCTGCCTTCTATTGGACGTGACAATCCGCGTGATCCAGTAGTTGAGATTACGCATTTTTATATAATTGATACGATTCTTGCCGGTCGTTGGGATCATTTTCGAGATGTCGTTGAACACTTGATTCTTCCAGGAGTAGCACTCGGAACGATTCCGATGGCGATTATTGCCCGGATTACTCGTTCCAGTATGCTTGAGGTCATGCGGTCCGATTATATCCGGACTGCAAGGGCAAAAGGGTTGGGGCAGTTCTTTGTCGTGTACAAGCACGCCTTGAAAAACGCGCTGATCCCCGTGCTGACGATTGTAGGGGTACAAGTAGGTCTCCTGATCGGTGGTGCAGTTTTAACTGAAACGATATTCGGGTGGCCGGGTGTGGGGAGATACATCTATACGGCGATCGGAAACCGGGATTATCCCGTCATTCAATCGGGGATTTTGGTTATCGCAACGATTTTTGTCTTGATAAACCTGGTGGTCGACCTCCTGTATGCTTACGTCGATCCGCGTATCAAATATCGCTGA